One Helicobacter suis HS1 genomic window, TTTTTTGCTTAAATGCATGCAACTGCTCCTCTGTTGGCAAAACACCAAATTGTAACAAATAAGCCACCTCTTCAAATGTAGCATACCTAGCTAGATCTTCAATAGCATAGCCGTAATAATTAAGGCCATTGCCAAGCCCGCATGTACAAATCGCACTCTCTCCAGCTATCACACCGGCTAAACCGCCTTGTTTTTTCTCACTCATTTTTTGCCCTTTTTAAATAAAGCATCTAATTTTTGCTCATAAGCATAATAATCTAGCATTTCATAAAGCTCCTCTCTTGTTTCCATAAGTTTTAACACTTCTCTTTGATGGCCATGTTTTAATATGCTTGTATACACCTCAAAAGCTGCCTTGTTCATAGCGCGGTTAGCACTAAGTGGATAAAGCACCATAGCAATACCTGCCTTTTTGAGTTCCTCTTGGCTAAAATAAGGTGTTTTTCCAAATTCAGTGATGTTAGCCAAAACAGGCACTTTAACACTCTTGCTAAAAGCCTCATAATCTTCTAACTTACTAACAGCCTCAGCAAATAACATTTCAGCCCCAGCTTCAACATAGGCCAAAGACCTTTCAATAGCGCGATCAAGCCCTTCTATGCTATAAGCATCTGTTCTTGCCATGATCACAAAATCAGGATCTAACTTAGCATCTAGGGCTGCTTTAATGCGATCACACATCTCTTGTATGCTAACAAGCTCTTTATTAGGGCGGTGTCCACATCTTTTTTGAGATACCTGATCTTCTATATGCATAGCCGCAACTCCGGCTCTACTTAACTCTTTAACAGTTCTAGCGATATTAAAAGCCCCCCCAAAACCCGTATCTGCATCTACTAACAAAGGTGTATCCACCCTTGAGCTAATGCGCCTAACATCTATGCAAACCTCCTCAAGGCCTATAATGCCAAGATCAGCCAAACCATAACTAGCGCTTGCCACGCCGCTACCGGATAAATAAAGAGCCTTATGGCCTATTCTGCTAGCTTGCAGGGCGCTGTAAGCATTAATAACGCCCACTATTGCTAGGGGTTTATTTTCTTTTACTAAGTTTTTAAATTTCTTTCCTGCACTCATTATTTTGCCTTTTTCCCTTTTGGATAACCTAGAGCATTAATGGCTTTTTCACAAAGCCTTAAAACACTTGCATCTTCTATTGTTACTGGGATATTAAGAGGAAGGCCGTCTGCTAATTCTCTTAGGTTTTTGC contains:
- the prpB gene encoding methylisocitrate lyase, with the translated sequence MSAGKKFKNLVKENKPLAIVGVINAYSALQASRIGHKALYLSGSGVASASYGLADLGIIGLEEVCIDVRRISSRVDTPLLVDADTGFGGAFNIARTVKELSRAGVAAMHIEDQVSQKRCGHRPNKELVSIQEMCDRIKAALDAKLDPDFVIMARTDAYSIEGLDRAIERSLAYVEAGAEMLFAEAVSKLEDYEAFSKSVKVPVLANITEFGKTPYFSQEELKKAGIAMVLYPLSANRAMNKAAFEVYTSILKHGHQREVLKLMETREELYEMLDYYAYEQKLDALFKKGKK